In Drosophila subpulchrella strain 33 F10 #4 breed RU33 chromosome 3R, RU_Dsub_v1.1 Primary Assembly, whole genome shotgun sequence, the following are encoded in one genomic region:
- the LOC119563059 gene encoding mitochondrial 2-oxoglutarate/malate carrier protein: protein MSATSGQEPPKKAAASNAIKFLFGGLSGMGATMVVQPLDLVKTRMQISGAGSGKKEYRSSLHCIQTIVSKEGPLALYQGIGAALLRQATYTTGRLGMYTYLNDLFRERFQRAPGITDSMAMGTIAGACGAFIGTPAEVALVRMTSDGRLPVAERRNYTNVANALARITKEEGITALWRGSLPTVGRAMVVNMTQLASYSQFKTYFRNGPLQMDEGIKLHFCASMLSGLLTTITSMPLDIAKTRIQNMKTVNGKPEYSGTADVLLRVARQEGLFALWKGFTPYYCRLGPHTVLTFILLEQLNQGYNKYVLGEDKSTGL, encoded by the exons ATGAGCGCTACGAGTGGCCAGGAGCCGCCCAAGAAGGCGGCAGCCTCCAATGCCATCAAGTTTCTGTTCGGCGGTCTCTCGGGAATGGGAGCCACCATGGTGGTGCAGCCTTTGGATTTG GTGAAAACACGCATGCAAATCTCTGGAGCTGGCAGTGGCAAGAAGGAGTACCGCAGCTCGCTGCACTGCATCCAGACCATTGTTAGCAAGGAGGGACCTTTGGCCCTGTACCAGGGCATTGGAGCTGCTCTGCTGCGGCAGGCCACCTACACCACTGGAAGATTGGGCATGTACACCTACCTGAACGATCTGTTCCGGGAGCGATTCCAGAGGGCTCCCGGTATCACGGACAGCATGGCCATGGGCACCATTGCTGGTGCCTGCGGCGCCTTTATTGGAACCCCCGCGGAGGTGGCCCTGGTACGCATGACCTCCGATGGCAGGTTACCGGTGGCCGAGAGGAGAAACTACACGAATGTGGCCAACGCTTTGGCCCGGATCACCAAGGAGGAGGGTATTACGGCCCTTTGGAGGGGCAGTCTGCCCACTGTGGGTCGCGCCATGGTGGTCAACATGACCCAACTGGCCAGTTACTCCCAGTTCAAGACCTACTTCCGCAACGGACCCCTCCAGATGGACGAGGGCATCAAGCTGCACTTCTGCGCCAGCATGTTGAGTGGCCTGCTGACCACCATCACCTCCATGCCGCTGGACATTGCCAAGACCCGTATCCAGAACATGAAGACGGTGAACGGCAAGCCGGAGTACAGCGGCACCGCCGACGTCCTGCTGAGAGTGGCCCGTCAGGAGGGACTCTTTGCCTTGTGGAAGGGCTTCACGCCGTACTACTGCCGTTTGGGTCCCCACACCGTGCTGACCTTCATCTTGCTGGAACAGCTCAACCAGGGCTACAACAAGTACGTCCTGGGCGAGGACAAAAGCACTGGCCTGTAA